The following are from one region of the Sulfurimicrobium lacus genome:
- a CDS encoding class I SAM-dependent methyltransferase translates to MQEMHEIKPGQSIELLKELHILTRDGKMNQDSRRKLKQIYHLYQFIEPLLKEVLQKHPAISLVDHGAGKSYLGFILYDLFFKTLNDASHIYGIETRDELVAKSRELAQRLDFPGMSFLNLSVADSIESAQLPDTVDVVTALHACNTATDDAIHFALKKQAQFIVLVPCCQAEVAAVLKKNKGKTLARNALTEIWRHPLHTREFGSLVTNVLRCLQLEAHGYQVSVTELVGWEHSMKNELIIASYKDLPRKRPAERMNEVLEALGLEEMRSRFFTSL, encoded by the coding sequence ATGCAAGAAATGCACGAAATAAAGCCGGGCCAGTCGATCGAGCTGCTGAAAGAGCTGCACATCCTCACGCGCGACGGCAAGATGAACCAGGACAGCCGGCGCAAGCTCAAGCAGATTTACCACCTCTACCAGTTTATCGAGCCGCTGCTGAAGGAAGTGTTGCAAAAGCACCCGGCCATCAGTCTGGTCGATCACGGGGCGGGGAAGTCTTACCTGGGCTTCATCCTTTATGACCTGTTTTTCAAGACACTGAACGATGCCTCCCATATTTACGGCATCGAAACGCGCGACGAACTGGTGGCCAAGTCGCGCGAGCTGGCGCAGCGGCTGGATTTTCCGGGGATGTCGTTTCTCAACCTGTCGGTGGCGGACTCGATCGAGTCCGCGCAGCTTCCCGACACGGTAGACGTGGTGACTGCTCTGCACGCCTGCAATACGGCGACCGACGACGCGATTCATTTCGCGCTCAAAAAGCAGGCGCAGTTCATCGTGCTGGTGCCATGTTGCCAGGCCGAGGTGGCGGCGGTGCTCAAGAAGAACAAAGGCAAAACGCTGGCCCGCAACGCGTTGACCGAGATATGGCGCCATCCCCTGCATACCCGCGAATTCGGCAGTCTGGTCACCAACGTGCTGCGCTGCCTGCAACTCGAGGCGCACGGCTACCAGGTCAGCGTGACCGAACTGGTGGGCTGGGAACACTCGATGAAGAACGAACTCATTATTGCCAGCTACAAGGACTTGCCGCGCAAACGTCCGGCCGAACGCATGAACGAAGTGCTCGAAGCCTTGGGGCTGGAGGAAATGCGCTCGCGGTTTTTTACTTCGCTTTAG
- a CDS encoding cupredoxin domain-containing protein → MNTLHCLFRVHLTGLAAIGLILPLHVHAEELPSYALTVANGRFQPETINVPAGQRFKLIITNKGPGPEEFESFELRKETVLGAGVTRALVFAPMKPGVYKFFGEFHPDTAKGQIAVK, encoded by the coding sequence ATGAACACCCTGCATTGCTTGTTTCGCGTCCACCTGACCGGCCTGGCGGCAATCGGCCTTATCCTGCCGCTCCATGTCCATGCCGAAGAATTGCCGAGCTACGCCCTGACCGTTGCGAATGGGCGTTTCCAGCCGGAAACCATTAACGTGCCGGCGGGGCAGCGCTTCAAGCTCATCATCACCAACAAGGGGCCGGGGCCGGAGGAGTTCGAGAGTTTCGAACTGCGCAAGGAAACGGTGCTGGGCGCTGGGGTCACGCGTGCGCTGGTGTTCGCTCCGATGAAGCCGGGCGTATACAAGTTCTTCGGCGAATTCCACCCGGATACCGCCAAGGGCCAGATCGCCGTCAAGTAG
- a CDS encoding DUF748 domain-containing protein, which yields MRAGSFKRWVWGTVIFVAVLAGVGALGLHFAIQTLKGQIEHALGAESEVGDIQLGLSSIVIDKVRIRAPKDWPAEDTLRAQRIVVEPDLRGLLSANVRIYRITVEDGYLSILRPRTGHVRLLPSMLEKPEESSGSGSTPVSIGTVELKSAALDFYDASVRKKPHKLRLEQIDATLESLQLPDLQANTRLDLKGTIKGVRRDGTIAIDGWMQLASKNSEIASKLRGVDLLVLQPYLIKASETEVKRGTLDLDLNSIVKNQHLKAPGTLTLSHLELASIGGSMGTFMGMPRQAVVASLKDKNDRIVVNFTMDGDLGDPHFSLNESFSRHLGTSLAESMGVGIEGLAHGVGKAAQGVGGVIGKLFGK from the coding sequence ATGCGGGCAGGTAGTTTCAAGCGATGGGTCTGGGGCACGGTGATTTTTGTCGCGGTTCTGGCGGGAGTCGGCGCGCTCGGCTTGCATTTCGCCATCCAGACCCTCAAAGGCCAGATCGAACATGCGCTTGGCGCGGAAAGTGAAGTGGGTGACATCCAGCTGGGTCTGTCTTCCATCGTGATCGACAAGGTGCGCATCCGGGCGCCGAAGGACTGGCCGGCGGAGGACACCTTGCGTGCGCAACGCATTGTCGTCGAGCCCGATCTGCGCGGGCTGCTGTCCGCCAATGTGCGGATTTACCGCATCACGGTGGAAGATGGGTATCTTTCGATTCTGCGCCCCAGGACAGGGCACGTTCGACTGCTGCCGAGCATGCTGGAGAAGCCTGAGGAAAGCTCAGGGTCCGGCTCCACGCCCGTCAGTATCGGCACGGTCGAACTGAAGTCTGCGGCGCTCGATTTTTACGATGCGTCGGTGCGCAAGAAGCCCCACAAGCTGCGTTTGGAGCAGATAGACGCCACGCTGGAGAGTCTGCAGTTGCCGGATCTGCAGGCCAATACCCGGCTCGATCTGAAGGGGACGATCAAGGGCGTGCGGCGCGACGGCACGATCGCGATCGATGGCTGGATGCAACTGGCCAGCAAGAATTCGGAAATAGCCAGCAAGCTGAGAGGTGTGGATTTGCTTGTTCTCCAGCCATATCTTATCAAGGCGTCGGAAACGGAGGTGAAGCGCGGCACGCTGGACCTGGACCTCAATTCCATCGTGAAAAACCAGCATCTGAAGGCGCCTGGCACACTCACGCTTTCCCACCTCGAACTGGCTTCGATCGGGGGCTCGATGGGGACTTTCATGGGGATGCCGCGTCAGGCTGTGGTGGCTTCCCTCAAGGACAAAAATGATCGGATCGTTGTTAATTTCACCATGGACGGCGATCTTGGCGACCCCCACTTCTCGCTGAACGAGAGTTTTTCGAGACATCTCGGTACATCCCTGGCCGAAAGCATGGGCGTCGGGATAGAAGGCCTGGCCCATGGGGTCGGCAAGGCGGCACAAGGGGTAGGGGGCGTGATCGGGAAGCTGTTCGGGAAGTGA
- a CDS encoding 4Fe-4S binding protein — protein MKMESTQLLRPPFLYRVGEALRRHRGLIIGVQWAVVVFYLALVAVPAFLPLPSAEARMFDHFTLFAQFLFWGVWWPFVILSMMLMGRVWCGVFCPEGALTEFASHYGLGRPVPRWLKWGGWPFVAFVLTTVYGQLVSVYEYPKAVLLVLGGSTVAAIAIGLVYGRGKRVWCRHLCPVSGVFGVLARLAPVHFSVERAQWKSVIQIHAAPVECAPLVDIKRMKGAADCHMCGRCSGHRDAVRLAARMPGHEIVALTPQDARPWEARLLVFGIIGVAVGAFQWSASPWFVAGKTRIAEWLVERDSFALLQDNAPWWLLTHYPQTNDVFTWLDGLGILVYIALTALLVGSWAWGWLRAAGSVLSGNVAANARWLAYSLTPMGGVGVFLGLSAMTVSHLSAEGIQIPWLAQARGALLGIAALWSMALAVAMLRRIPSATRRWLAAGAVAMGIAGVIAPWLFLFFLW, from the coding sequence ATGAAAATGGAATCCACCCAACTCCTCCGGCCGCCGTTCCTCTATCGCGTGGGAGAAGCCCTGCGCCGCCATCGCGGCCTCATCATCGGCGTGCAATGGGCGGTGGTGGTGTTCTACCTGGCGCTGGTGGCCGTCCCGGCCTTTCTCCCCCTGCCTTCAGCTGAGGCGCGCATGTTCGACCATTTCACCCTGTTCGCGCAGTTCTTGTTCTGGGGCGTCTGGTGGCCGTTCGTGATTCTTTCCATGATGCTCATGGGGCGGGTGTGGTGCGGGGTGTTCTGCCCCGAGGGCGCGCTGACCGAGTTCGCCAGCCATTACGGTCTCGGCCGCCCCGTGCCGCGCTGGCTGAAGTGGGGCGGCTGGCCGTTCGTGGCTTTCGTACTGACCACGGTATACGGCCAGCTGGTCAGCGTGTACGAATACCCCAAGGCCGTCCTGCTGGTGCTGGGCGGATCCACCGTTGCCGCGATCGCCATCGGCCTGGTGTATGGCAGGGGCAAGCGCGTGTGGTGCCGCCACCTGTGCCCGGTGTCGGGCGTCTTCGGCGTGCTCGCGCGGCTGGCGCCGGTGCATTTCAGCGTCGAACGGGCACAATGGAAAAGCGTCATCCAGATTCACGCCGCCCCGGTCGAGTGTGCGCCGCTGGTGGACATCAAGCGCATGAAAGGCGCTGCGGACTGCCACATGTGCGGGCGTTGCAGCGGTCACCGCGACGCGGTACGTCTTGCCGCCCGCATGCCGGGGCACGAAATCGTCGCCCTGACGCCGCAGGATGCCCGCCCGTGGGAAGCGCGCCTGCTGGTGTTCGGCATCATCGGGGTGGCGGTGGGCGCATTCCAGTGGTCGGCTTCCCCGTGGTTCGTGGCGGGCAAAACCCGCATTGCGGAATGGCTGGTGGAGCGCGACTCCTTCGCCCTGCTCCAGGACAACGCGCCGTGGTGGCTGCTTACCCATTATCCCCAGACCAACGATGTCTTCACCTGGCTCGACGGGCTCGGCATCCTGGTCTACATCGCCCTCACGGCCCTGCTCGTCGGCAGCTGGGCCTGGGGCTGGTTGCGCGCCGCCGGCTCTGTGCTATCGGGAAATGTTGCCGCCAATGCGCGCTGGCTGGCATACAGCCTCACACCAATGGGCGGCGTCGGTGTCTTCCTGGGCCTCTCAGCCATGACCGTCAGCCATCTTTCCGCCGAAGGCATCCAGATTCCATGGCTCGCGCAGGCGCGCGGCGCGCTGCTCGGCATTGCCGCCTTGTGGAGCATGGCATTGGCCGTTGCCATGCTGCGCCGGATACCTTCCGCAACGCGGCGCTGGCTGGCTGCAGGCGCTGTGGCGATGGGCATTGCGGGGGTGATTGCTCCCTGGTTGTTCCTGTTTTTCCTGTGGTAG
- a CDS encoding carbohydrate porin, whose translation MLPFKPKYLAAALAGIMLASSLPAHAAEPSQSELLKELRRLSERMEKLEARNAELERKAQITPATSEAELAQRVKALEENNARMETALDSERLSDEDPEVISRLKDIEFRTLSMQKQARMIESLEGVTAGASLTMVAQSANKTAVAAGSAGSALNYRGDVSVTLPGGEIGNAAGRIFAQFRLGQGNGLALNNTLSSTPNSTAFSLTNPDDSSAMLAQAWYQLDVPLPLGGHKPNSREHLEINFGKMDPFVFFDQNTAADDESVKFLNNAFVHNPLLDSGGDAGVDAYGFTPGVRIAYHNETQKPEWWRASMGVFGAGKGAGYDHSFSAPFVIGQLEFGRKFLGGLDGTYRLYAWRNGQSIAFQNEFDSTIERHSGVGASIDQRIGDATTIFGRYGKNLSGKVRFDQALTLGAEFGGNYWNRSADAIGVALGWLRTSKNFRDNSATMDADADGNPDFGYTATGAEQLAEIYYRTRLNKNLELTPDFQLIRHPGGDQSAASAKVLGLRAKVSF comes from the coding sequence ATGCTGCCATTCAAACCCAAGTATTTGGCCGCGGCACTGGCCGGCATCATGCTGGCCAGCAGCCTCCCCGCACACGCCGCCGAACCTTCTCAATCGGAGTTGCTGAAAGAACTGCGCCGCTTGAGCGAGCGGATGGAGAAACTGGAGGCTCGCAACGCCGAACTGGAGCGAAAAGCACAGATCACGCCGGCCACATCCGAGGCGGAACTGGCGCAACGCGTTAAGGCGCTGGAAGAAAACAATGCCCGGATGGAAACAGCCCTCGACAGCGAACGCCTCAGCGATGAAGATCCGGAAGTCATCTCACGTCTGAAAGACATCGAATTCCGTACCTTGTCCATGCAGAAACAGGCGCGCATGATCGAGTCTCTAGAAGGCGTCACCGCGGGAGCAAGCCTCACCATGGTGGCGCAGAGCGCCAACAAGACGGCAGTTGCCGCAGGAAGTGCGGGCAGTGCGCTCAACTACCGCGGCGATGTCTCGGTCACCCTGCCGGGTGGCGAGATCGGCAATGCCGCAGGGCGTATCTTCGCCCAATTCCGGTTGGGCCAGGGCAACGGACTCGCTCTAAACAACACGCTGAGCAGCACGCCCAACAGCACCGCCTTCAGCCTTACCAACCCGGACGACTCCAGCGCCATGCTCGCCCAGGCATGGTACCAACTGGACGTGCCGCTGCCGCTCGGCGGCCACAAGCCCAATTCGCGCGAGCACCTGGAGATCAATTTCGGCAAGATGGACCCGTTCGTGTTCTTCGACCAGAACACGGCCGCCGACGACGAGTCGGTCAAATTCCTCAATAACGCTTTCGTCCACAATCCGCTGCTGGATTCCGGCGGCGACGCGGGGGTAGATGCATACGGCTTCACGCCGGGCGTGCGCATCGCCTATCACAACGAAACCCAAAAACCGGAGTGGTGGCGGGCATCTATGGGCGTGTTCGGCGCAGGAAAAGGCGCGGGCTACGATCACAGTTTCAGCGCCCCGTTCGTCATCGGGCAACTGGAGTTCGGGCGCAAGTTCCTTGGTGGGCTGGACGGCACGTACCGCCTCTATGCCTGGCGCAACGGCCAATCGATTGCCTTCCAGAATGAATTCGACAGCACCATCGAACGCCATTCAGGGGTGGGCGCCAGCATCGATCAGCGCATCGGCGACGCGACGACGATATTCGGGCGCTACGGCAAGAACCTGAGCGGCAAGGTGCGCTTCGACCAGGCCCTCACGCTGGGCGCGGAATTCGGCGGCAACTACTGGAATCGCAGCGCGGACGCCATCGGCGTGGCATTGGGCTGGCTGCGCACCAGCAAGAATTTCCGCGACAACTCCGCGACGATGGACGCCGACGCGGACGGCAACCCGGATTTCGGTTACACGGCAACAGGCGCCGAACAACTGGCCGAAATCTACTACCGGACGCGCCTCAACAAGAACCTGGAGTTGACACCGGACTTCCAGTTGATACGCCATCCCGGCGGCGACCAGAGCGCGGCGAGCGCGAAGGTGCTCGGGCTGCGCGCCAAAGTCTCGTTCTGA
- a CDS encoding GGDEF domain-containing protein gives MNLDPRTLLFSLILCNTLMVISLFVATSSGNRVGKRDGMGKWAVAILLETLTWALVAARGHIPDTFSIIAANVLKAGAHALILAAICEFQRRTLPRWQYFAPLALTLLLAVVLVDDIRGRFIWIGLIYAFQMVLVARVLLSDRETRAGRAWRLLFGGAVMIVLVLGLRAFVALSGHGELAQPQVAGAAPHWVQIVSFIAIMATALLGSIGFVLMVKERTDREILHLAMTDSLTQVPNRRALMDYAERTLARRCGKPVALLMIDVDLFKAINDTHGHPVGDEVLRQIAARMLGRLRRHDVLGRYGGEEFCVVAPDTDIQGALLLAESLRELVASTPLVTENGEICTSISIGVSCFLSDGGRELKTMLNEADEALYVAKQSGRNRVAHLGALPAGELAAA, from the coding sequence ATGAACCTGGACCCTCGCACCCTGCTGTTTTCGCTCATCCTGTGCAACACCCTGATGGTGATTAGTCTGTTCGTCGCCACCTCGAGCGGCAACCGGGTCGGGAAACGGGACGGCATGGGCAAATGGGCGGTGGCGATCCTGCTGGAAACCCTGACCTGGGCGCTGGTCGCTGCTCGGGGCCATATCCCGGACACATTCTCGATCATTGCGGCCAACGTACTCAAGGCCGGCGCCCATGCCCTGATACTGGCTGCCATCTGCGAATTCCAGCGGCGCACGCTGCCGCGCTGGCAGTATTTTGCACCGTTGGCGCTGACCTTGTTGCTGGCGGTCGTTCTGGTGGACGACATACGTGGCCGCTTCATCTGGATAGGCCTGATCTACGCTTTCCAGATGGTGCTGGTCGCTCGCGTCTTGCTGTCCGACCGGGAAACCCGCGCCGGGCGGGCGTGGCGGCTGTTGTTCGGCGGGGCTGTCATGATCGTGCTGGTGCTGGGCTTGCGCGCTTTCGTTGCGCTGTCCGGACACGGCGAACTGGCACAGCCGCAGGTTGCCGGTGCTGCACCCCATTGGGTTCAGATCGTTTCCTTCATCGCCATCATGGCGACTGCCTTGCTTGGTTCGATCGGTTTCGTGCTCATGGTGAAGGAACGCACCGATCGTGAAATTCTGCACCTGGCGATGACCGACAGCCTGACTCAGGTGCCTAACCGGCGTGCCCTCATGGACTACGCGGAACGCACGCTGGCCCGGCGTTGTGGCAAGCCGGTGGCCTTGCTGATGATAGACGTGGATTTGTTCAAGGCTATCAACGATACCCACGGGCACCCGGTGGGGGATGAGGTTCTGCGCCAGATTGCCGCGCGGATGTTGGGGCGTCTGCGGCGTCACGATGTTCTGGGGCGCTACGGCGGCGAGGAATTCTGCGTGGTCGCCCCGGATACCGACATCCAGGGGGCGCTGCTGCTGGCCGAGTCGTTGCGGGAATTAGTCGCGTCCACACCCCTGGTGACCGAAAACGGAGAAATCTGCACCTCGATCAGCATCGGGGTCTCGTGCTTCCTGTCCGACGGCGGCAGGGAGCTGAAGACCATGCTTAATGAAGCCGATGAAGCGCTTTATGTGGCCAAACAATCAGGACGCAACCGTGTGGCCCATTTGGGTGCCCTGCCTGCAGGTGAACTGGCGGCGGCTTAA
- a CDS encoding DUF1631 domain-containing protein — MKDAAQKNIIMMSQYEKPRVIPGSSGAFLLNDCRDMAVSRLAKALSSMMEKAVDDLFDLSEQSLNFEMRNLYMEAMTIARDKRGVIETGFKQRFVQGFNKETRGDKSAQPENALDAAEFSLVAPDDLEESLAIINITNSIHGDCAEELFGLEKRLGVLLHDPDLLNTNNPLGPEVIGKSFMNSMKDLDCPVKIKLLLVTMFNKHMPRQIKGIYQEINLHLADKGVLEKIRMGAKKRPESGAAVLPEQTDATPEAAAGAQVASGETGLFATLQQLLMRGAAAGGGAPQGQGAGTGIGAPLGQGVGTGIGALFGQGSGVGSPLAGGAVQGTSVVGSLTRLQHGQLEGVMGADSKLDAALLANGHVNVLHEIKSSSVAGAMGHVDAMTLDIVAMLFDYILDDRRIPDAMKALIGRLQIPVLKVAMLDKTFFSQKSHPARKLLDRLAEISIGWNESEGHQGGLYQTVDDQIQRILNEFDDQVGIFSEVLDSLEQFLVDEKKRIDTLTGLSAQHIHQLEQQEIARIMAHDEIRRRIHAGQLPEVIGNFLVDSWEDVLAAEYAKAGEEGEPWTRAIETMDELIWSATPKREADERKQLVGLLPSLLKRLQDGMVQVSMPDAERDQFFAKLVKCHADAIKSGLGGMTQEAAAQSAFLVEEFDAEEAVELARQAEEPAEFVEIPVLQDVIEPDPVFVQAVSAAPDVELDGGWQTLTIGDVAWQGPMESAGDDFDAMVKRLKRGTWIEFEQEGGESTRVKLAWVSPLKGLFLFTNRLGEKAVSITPAGLARRLRSGRAQIIEDIALVDRAVNNLMEHLKQAA; from the coding sequence ATGAAAGACGCCGCGCAAAAGAACATCATCATGATGAGCCAGTATGAAAAACCGCGTGTCATTCCCGGTTCTTCTGGCGCTTTTTTGCTCAACGACTGCCGCGATATGGCGGTTTCCCGGCTGGCGAAGGCCTTGTCTTCCATGATGGAGAAGGCGGTCGACGATCTCTTCGATCTCTCCGAGCAGTCTCTCAATTTCGAAATGCGCAACCTCTACATGGAGGCCATGACGATTGCCCGCGACAAACGCGGGGTGATTGAAACCGGGTTCAAGCAGCGGTTCGTGCAGGGCTTCAACAAGGAAACCCGCGGGGATAAGAGCGCGCAGCCCGAGAATGCGCTGGATGCGGCAGAGTTCAGCCTGGTTGCGCCGGACGACCTCGAGGAATCACTCGCAATTATCAACATTACCAACAGCATCCATGGAGATTGCGCCGAGGAGTTGTTCGGTCTCGAGAAACGCCTGGGCGTGCTGCTGCACGACCCTGACCTGCTCAACACCAATAACCCGCTTGGGCCGGAAGTGATCGGCAAATCTTTCATGAACTCGATGAAGGATCTGGATTGCCCGGTCAAGATCAAGCTGTTGCTGGTGACCATGTTCAACAAACACATGCCGCGCCAGATAAAAGGCATTTACCAGGAAATCAACCTGCACCTTGCGGATAAGGGCGTGCTGGAAAAGATCCGCATGGGCGCGAAAAAGAGGCCCGAGTCGGGTGCAGCGGTGCTTCCAGAGCAGACAGATGCAACCCCTGAGGCAGCGGCGGGAGCGCAAGTTGCCAGCGGCGAAACGGGATTGTTCGCGACATTGCAACAGCTTCTGATGCGAGGCGCAGCGGCGGGCGGAGGCGCCCCGCAAGGGCAGGGTGCTGGAACTGGAATCGGCGCCCCGCTAGGGCAGGGTGTTGGAACTGGAATCGGCGCCCTGTTCGGGCAGGGTTCCGGCGTCGGTTCCCCGCTGGCGGGAGGGGCAGTTCAAGGCACCTCCGTGGTCGGCTCGCTGACGCGCTTGCAGCACGGACAACTTGAAGGCGTGATGGGTGCCGACAGCAAGCTTGATGCAGCGCTGCTGGCAAACGGTCACGTCAACGTGCTGCACGAGATCAAGAGCAGCAGCGTGGCCGGCGCCATGGGCCACGTAGATGCCATGACGCTCGACATCGTGGCGATGCTGTTCGACTACATCCTCGACGACCGGCGCATCCCGGATGCGATGAAGGCGCTCATCGGCCGGCTGCAGATCCCGGTGCTCAAGGTGGCGATGCTGGACAAGACGTTCTTCTCGCAGAAATCGCACCCGGCCCGGAAACTGCTGGACCGACTGGCGGAAATTTCCATCGGCTGGAACGAGAGCGAGGGCCATCAGGGCGGTCTTTACCAGACGGTGGACGACCAGATCCAGCGTATTCTCAATGAGTTCGACGACCAGGTCGGCATCTTCTCCGAGGTGCTCGACAGCCTGGAGCAATTCCTGGTCGATGAAAAGAAACGCATCGACACGCTCACCGGCCTGAGTGCCCAGCATATCCACCAACTCGAACAGCAAGAGATCGCCAGGATCATGGCGCACGATGAAATCCGTCGCCGCATTCATGCCGGGCAATTACCCGAGGTGATCGGCAATTTCCTGGTCGACAGCTGGGAAGACGTGCTCGCGGCGGAATATGCAAAGGCGGGGGAGGAGGGCGAACCCTGGACGCGCGCCATCGAGACCATGGACGAGCTGATCTGGAGTGCTACGCCGAAGCGTGAGGCGGATGAGCGCAAGCAGCTTGTCGGCCTGCTGCCCAGCCTGCTCAAGCGCCTGCAGGATGGCATGGTGCAGGTCAGCATGCCCGATGCGGAACGCGACCAGTTCTTCGCCAAGCTGGTCAAGTGCCACGCCGACGCCATCAAGTCCGGCCTGGGCGGCATGACGCAGGAAGCGGCAGCTCAGTCCGCATTCCTGGTGGAGGAATTCGATGCGGAAGAGGCCGTGGAATTGGCCCGGCAGGCTGAAGAGCCAGCTGAATTCGTGGAAATCCCCGTGCTGCAGGACGTGATCGAACCCGATCCCGTTTTCGTTCAGGCGGTTTCCGCCGCGCCCGATGTCGAGCTGGACGGCGGGTGGCAGACGCTCACCATCGGCGATGTCGCCTGGCAAGGCCCGATGGAATCGGCCGGCGACGATTTCGACGCCATGGTGAAGCGCCTCAAGCGCGGCACGTGGATCGAATTCGAGCAGGAGGGTGGCGAGTCCACACGTGTCAAGCTGGCCTGGGTCAGCCCGCTCAAGGGGTTGTTCCTGTTCACCAACCGTCTCGGAGAGAAAGCCGTTTCGATTACCCCGGCTGGGCTGGCCAGGAGGCTGCGCAGCGGGCGCGCGCAAATCATCGAGGACATCGCATTGGTGGATCGCGCCGTCAACAATCTCATGGAGCACCTGAAACAGGCGGCTTAG
- a CDS encoding iron transporter, whose amino-acid sequence MTLQRNTFFALPLFLGMLVASGRASALEYPIGTPQQRAGMEIAAVYLQPVTMEPEGMMRKAEESDIHIEADIHALGNNPNGFEEGAWMPYLLIKYEIIKQGGGEKIAGEFMPMVANDGPHYGDNVKLRGPGKYLVKYRISPPAANPEAHFGRHTDRLTGVRPWFKPFDVEYEFTYVGIGKKGGY is encoded by the coding sequence ATGACCTTGCAACGCAACACATTTTTCGCACTGCCCCTGTTCCTCGGCATGCTGGTGGCTTCAGGCCGGGCTTCGGCGCTCGAGTATCCCATCGGCACGCCGCAACAGCGAGCCGGGATGGAAATCGCCGCGGTTTACCTGCAGCCGGTCACCATGGAGCCGGAAGGCATGATGCGCAAGGCCGAGGAGTCCGACATCCATATCGAGGCCGACATCCATGCGCTGGGCAATAATCCCAACGGCTTTGAGGAGGGCGCGTGGATGCCTTACCTGTTGATCAAGTACGAAATCATCAAACAGGGCGGGGGCGAAAAGATCGCTGGAGAATTCATGCCGATGGTGGCAAACGACGGCCCCCACTATGGCGACAACGTGAAGCTCAGAGGTCCGGGCAAGTACCTTGTCAAATACCGGATTTCCCCACCTGCCGCCAACCCCGAAGCGCATTTCGGCCGTCACACCGACCGCCTGACCGGTGTGCGTCCCTGGTTCAAGCCCTTTGACGTCGAATACGAATTCACCTACGTCGGCATCGGCAAGAAGGGCGGCTACTAA
- the ylqF gene encoding ribosome biogenesis GTPase YlqF translates to MSIQWFPGHMTSARRKAAETMEWTDVVIEVLDARVPEAGCNPMIKELRLHRQRPCLKILNKADLADPAVTQAWLNFYNAQQGVKAVALSCKKPGDVAKVPALCQSIAPHRGTNLKPLRMLIMGIPNVGKSTLMNALLKRRIAAVGDEPAVTKSQQRFELNDRMSITDTPGLMWPKIEHPSDGYMLAASHAIGRNAVIDEEVAAFLAGILLARYPALIKARYGCAVEGMDAQDVIEAVAKRRGFRLKGGAPDLEKASLALLTDYRTGALGRISLETPKTRHAMLDSAAAPDQKEQESGETA, encoded by the coding sequence ATGTCAATTCAGTGGTTCCCCGGTCACATGACTTCGGCACGCAGAAAAGCGGCCGAAACCATGGAATGGACCGATGTCGTTATCGAGGTGCTGGACGCCCGCGTACCTGAAGCGGGGTGCAACCCGATGATCAAGGAGCTGCGCTTGCATCGTCAGCGTCCTTGCCTGAAGATTCTCAACAAGGCGGACCTGGCCGACCCGGCCGTCACCCAGGCGTGGCTCAACTTCTACAACGCGCAGCAGGGCGTCAAGGCGGTCGCGCTATCCTGCAAGAAACCGGGCGACGTCGCCAAGGTGCCCGCGCTGTGCCAGTCGATCGCGCCCCATCGCGGCACCAATCTGAAGCCGCTGCGCATGCTGATCATGGGCATTCCCAACGTGGGCAAATCCACGCTGATGAATGCGTTGCTGAAACGCCGCATCGCTGCGGTGGGCGACGAACCGGCGGTAACCAAGAGCCAGCAGCGCTTCGAGTTGAACGACCGCATGTCGATTACCGACACACCAGGGCTGATGTGGCCGAAGATCGAGCATCCCAGCGATGGCTACATGCTGGCCGCGAGTCATGCAATCGGCCGCAACGCCGTCATCGACGAGGAAGTGGCCGCTTTTCTGGCCGGCATCCTGCTCGCGCGCTACCCCGCCCTGATCAAAGCACGCTATGGCTGCGCCGTGGAAGGCATGGACGCCCAGGACGTCATCGAAGCCGTGGCCAAAAGGCGCGGTTTTCGCCTCAAGGGCGGCGCGCCGGACCTGGAAAAAGCCTCGCTCGCCCTGCTGACGGACTACCGCACCGGCGCACTGGGCCGCATCAGCCTGGAAACGCCGAAAACCCGCCACGCCATGCTCGACAGCGCCGCCGCACCGGACCAAAAAGAACAGGAATCAGGCGAAACAGCCTGA